One genomic region from Defluviitalea raffinosedens encodes:
- a CDS encoding Ger(x)C family spore germination protein, producing the protein MKVRVILCFLICMILLSGCFNYKDIDKAIFSTAVIIDVNEDGNVVLYSELFHTYRSKKNNTETGTRLIFSATGKTLFEAVRNQNKTASDKINYQQNKIIIFTKRAAEYGIDHFIDFLNRDQELLIRQYILLFEGDPKELIQLNIKQEEYLGLYLYELVRNDLISKFADIYQVYEYLNNRYIGNSVGVMGIVKIKEEALEDDISIEGAGILMKGKLIDKMEPEEEKIYNEMMGEGTTRVIILPHPTIQGKQITLEVLNSKLKSSVFYDYDHDEITLKKDFKLKISFAESEDAIDLDEPEIIKKIEKAAEEELKKRCTEFFKKYKEKRLDVFRIQEMVSRKYPDLEIENPIDITELKIVADAYIEGSSDVQDFESE; encoded by the coding sequence ATGAAAGTGAGAGTAATTCTTTGCTTTTTGATATGTATGATATTATTAAGCGGTTGTTTTAATTATAAAGATATTGATAAAGCGATATTTTCCACAGCTGTCATCATTGATGTTAACGAAGATGGCAATGTGGTGCTATACTCAGAACTTTTTCATACATATAGGAGCAAAAAAAATAACACAGAAACAGGAACCCGTTTAATATTTTCAGCCACAGGTAAAACCTTGTTTGAAGCGGTGAGAAATCAAAATAAAACTGCCAGCGATAAGATTAACTATCAGCAAAATAAAATTATTATTTTTACTAAAAGGGCTGCTGAGTATGGGATAGATCACTTTATTGATTTTCTTAACAGAGATCAGGAACTTTTAATAAGGCAGTATATTTTGCTATTCGAAGGAGATCCTAAAGAGCTTATTCAGCTTAATATAAAACAAGAAGAATATCTCGGCTTATATCTATACGAATTGGTGCGTAATGACCTTATTTCAAAATTTGCAGACATTTATCAGGTTTACGAGTATTTAAATAATAGATACATTGGCAATTCTGTTGGAGTAATGGGCATTGTTAAAATAAAAGAAGAGGCTCTTGAAGATGACATTTCGATTGAAGGAGCAGGCATATTAATGAAAGGCAAATTAATAGACAAGATGGAGCCAGAAGAAGAAAAAATATACAATGAGATGATGGGAGAAGGAACAACAAGAGTTATTATTCTTCCTCATCCGACTATTCAGGGAAAGCAGATTACTTTGGAAGTACTGAATAGCAAATTGAAAAGTTCTGTTTTTTATGATTATGATCATGATGAAATAACTCTAAAAAAGGATTTTAAACTCAAAATTAGTTTCGCAGAATCAGAGGATGCGATTGATCTGGATGAACCCGAAATAATTAAAAAAATAGAAAAAGCTGCAGAAGAAGAGTTAAAAAAAAGGTGTACTGAGTTTTTTAAAAAATATAAAGAAAAAAGGTTAGATGTTTTTAGAATTCAGGAAATGGTATCACGAAAATATCCTGATTTAGAGATAGAAAATCCTATCGATATAACAGAATTAAAAATAGTTGCGGATGCATATATAGAAGGAAGCTCAGATGTACAAGATTTTGAAAGTGAATAA
- a CDS encoding spore germination protein, whose translation MVNNLNSIQSILQKNADFKIRDIQTKSGIIHVLFIETISDYDMINKFIIEPLLEQKDQVLNLEQIEKDVITLGVLERITRVEEAVSQIISGNTVLVFDDFKDMLYCDTKKATSRAVEIPPTESVIKGPREGLTEDLSTNISLIRKRLTNKDLKCELILLGKETATKVMILYLEGSAPKKLVNHVRKTLKNIDVNFVQQSNYIAEQLQDKPSVFDTVGYTEKPDVFAARLSEGRVGIFVDGDPFGITVPHFFIENFQTPSDYNVNIYFANYVRMIRWVGFIIAILLPPIYIALTTHHFSLIPPSFLFRLTIARAAIPFPIFIEILLMMFFFQLLREAGVRLPQSIGQAISIVGALILGDTAVQSGLASTVAVLLVALTSLSAFLVPNIFGAIAIWTDILILFSTLLGLPGFFVGFLIFLSHLASLTSCGYPYLYPIGTVNIFKLKDKILRSNLKDISHSFIDEDDA comes from the coding sequence ATGGTAAATAATTTGAATTCTATTCAATCGATCCTTCAAAAAAATGCAGATTTTAAAATAAGAGATATTCAAACCAAATCAGGAATCATTCATGTTTTATTTATCGAAACAATTTCTGACTATGACATGATCAATAAATTCATTATCGAACCACTTCTTGAGCAAAAAGATCAAGTCTTAAATCTAGAGCAAATCGAAAAAGATGTTATTACTCTTGGTGTTTTGGAAAGAATTACAAGGGTTGAAGAAGCAGTAAGCCAAATTATATCTGGGAATACAGTATTGGTTTTCGATGACTTTAAGGATATGCTTTATTGTGATACTAAAAAAGCAACATCAAGAGCAGTAGAAATTCCACCTACGGAATCCGTTATTAAAGGACCCAGAGAAGGCTTAACGGAAGATCTCAGTACAAATATTTCTCTTATAAGAAAACGCCTTACCAATAAAGATTTAAAATGTGAATTGATTTTATTGGGGAAAGAAACGGCTACAAAAGTGATGATTCTATATTTGGAAGGGTCAGCCCCCAAAAAACTGGTTAATCATGTGAGAAAAACGTTAAAAAATATTGATGTTAACTTCGTGCAGCAATCCAATTATATAGCGGAGCAATTACAAGATAAACCCAGTGTTTTCGATACTGTAGGGTATACAGAAAAACCTGATGTGTTTGCTGCCAGATTATCGGAAGGAAGAGTGGGAATATTTGTGGACGGTGACCCATTTGGAATTACGGTTCCACATTTTTTTATTGAAAATTTTCAGACTCCCAGTGATTATAATGTGAACATATATTTTGCTAATTATGTAAGAATGATCAGATGGGTCGGCTTTATCATTGCGATTTTGCTGCCACCAATATATATTGCTTTGACAACCCATCATTTTAGTTTAATTCCACCATCGTTCCTTTTTAGATTGACAATTGCGAGAGCAGCTATTCCTTTTCCGATTTTTATAGAAATATTATTAATGATGTTTTTCTTTCAGCTTTTAAGAGAAGCAGGGGTAAGGCTTCCGCAGTCCATAGGACAAGCTATCAGCATTGTAGGTGCATTAATTTTAGGAGACACTGCAGTACAATCAGGATTGGCTTCTACCGTTGCAGTTTTGCTGGTAGCACTTACTTCTCTTTCCGCATTTTTGGTTCCGAACATTTTTGGAGCTATAGCTATATGGACGGATATCTTAATACTTTTTTCAACTTTACTAGGACTCCCTGGATTTTTTGTTGGATTCCTGATTTTTTTATCTCACCTTGCAAGTCTGACCAGTTGTGGATATCCATATCTATATCCGATAGGCACTGTTAATATTTTTAAATTAAAAGACAAAATTCTGCGTTCCAATCTTAAAGATATATCCCATTCATTTATTGATGAGGATGATGCATAA
- a CDS encoding GerAB/ArcD/ProY family transporter — MDQFNTKHLAFVLMGTTIVSLKSYPTLLTRSGGRDTWIAFIFSSVLIFLYAWFMFASFKKTNCYNLHKIYCGAVGKFLGNFFMILFGLTLFLTLLESASVEAHSMHTNMLLETPTWYIALFFVLPAIYTLKKGRAAIMITTIISIVLIIFSGITLALLTFKCKKLYYLLPILRDGITPGLIKSFFQSIGLYGCLTISFPYIEDLDQKKNLVKHELLSMLFIIQIEIVAIIGIITTFDIRYLNTMAYPKLLQTQLVDFAHFLESGEFFVMLQIIGGWYIKYILTFYALTKVLHYIKLHDPYVLYTISLLVLIGAISLSQNIIYLFKYLHYFAYICLFNFVVVPFMMVLIYRIRKKTA; from the coding sequence ATAGATCAATTCAATACTAAACATTTGGCATTTGTACTCATGGGTACAACCATTGTGTCTCTAAAAAGCTATCCTACTCTCCTCACACGAAGCGGTGGAAGAGATACCTGGATTGCCTTTATTTTTTCTTCTGTCCTGATTTTTTTATATGCATGGTTTATGTTTGCATCCTTTAAGAAAACAAACTGTTATAATTTGCATAAAATATACTGCGGTGCAGTAGGGAAATTTTTAGGAAATTTCTTTATGATCTTATTTGGTCTTACATTATTTTTAACCCTGCTGGAAAGTGCCTCCGTAGAAGCTCATTCTATGCATACGAATATGTTGCTGGAAACTCCTACCTGGTATATTGCATTATTTTTTGTTTTGCCCGCAATATATACACTTAAAAAAGGCAGAGCTGCTATTATGATTACTACTATTATTTCAATAGTACTGATTATATTTTCAGGAATAACTCTGGCCTTGCTGACATTCAAGTGTAAAAAGTTATACTACTTGCTGCCTATACTGAGAGATGGAATTACTCCAGGGCTTATTAAATCATTTTTTCAATCCATTGGTTTATACGGATGCCTCACCATCAGCTTTCCTTATATAGAAGACTTAGACCAAAAAAAGAATCTGGTAAAACATGAATTGCTTTCAATGCTTTTTATTATTCAGATCGAAATCGTTGCGATCATAGGAATTATTACTACTTTTGATATACGTTATCTTAATACCATGGCATATCCTAAGTTGCTTCAGACTCAATTGGTTGATTTTGCACATTTTTTAGAAAGCGGCGAGTTCTTTGTTATGCTTCAAATTATTGGAGGATGGTACATCAAGTACATATTAACCTTTTATGCGCTTACGAAAGTTCTTCACTACATAAAACTTCATGATCCATATGTTCTCTATACCATCAGTTTACTGGTATTGATAGGAGCTATTTCTCTATCCCAAAATATTATCTATCTGTTTAAATATCTTCATTACTTTGCATATATCTGCTTATTTAATTTTGTGGTCGTCCCTTTTATGATGGTTTTAATTTATAGAATACGCAAAAAAACTGCCTAG